A genome region from Thermomonospora amylolytica includes the following:
- a CDS encoding lyase family protein gives MTDGLLSPVRAGTAAETATADEAWLRALLDAETALARAQERLGVLPPGAAEEVARAARAITDPAELAVRARGAGNPVVAIAADLRAAAPHAHHGSTSQDIVDTAAMLVASRTRALILADLDRTCAALADLAERHRTTLMAGRTLGQQAMPTTFGLKAAGWLLGCLRARRRLAAVALPVQLGGAAGTMAGYGDRALELLPLYAEETGLEEPVLPWHTVRTPVVELGAALAQAAGALGKIGTDVLLLAQSEVGEAAEPAAPGRGGSSAMPHKRNPVLATMIRSAALQVPAQASVLLAAAGGAAHERPAGEWHAEWQPLRDCLRLTGGAAATAAELTGGLEVFPDRMKENLDRLLATLGEHGADPGTGPAPALVDRALAAWRAEGGTAAS, from the coding sequence ATGACTGACGGGCTGCTGTCACCGGTACGGGCGGGCACCGCCGCCGAGACGGCCACCGCCGACGAGGCGTGGCTGCGGGCGCTGCTGGACGCCGAGACCGCGCTGGCCCGCGCCCAGGAACGGCTCGGCGTCCTGCCGCCCGGCGCCGCCGAGGAGGTCGCCCGCGCCGCCCGCGCCATCACCGACCCGGCGGAACTGGCCGTCCGGGCGCGCGGCGCGGGCAACCCGGTGGTGGCCATCGCCGCCGACCTGCGCGCCGCCGCCCCGCACGCCCACCACGGATCGACCAGCCAGGACATCGTCGACACCGCCGCGATGCTGGTGGCGTCCCGCACCCGCGCGCTGATCCTGGCCGACCTGGACCGCACCTGCGCCGCCCTGGCGGACCTGGCCGAACGGCACCGCACCACCCTCATGGCCGGGCGCACCCTGGGGCAGCAGGCGATGCCGACCACGTTCGGGCTCAAGGCCGCGGGCTGGCTGCTGGGCTGCCTGCGGGCCCGGCGGCGGCTGGCGGCCGTCGCGCTGCCGGTGCAGCTCGGCGGCGCCGCCGGGACCATGGCCGGGTACGGGGACCGCGCCCTGGAACTGCTGCCGCTGTACGCCGAGGAGACCGGGCTGGAGGAGCCGGTGCTGCCCTGGCACACCGTCCGCACCCCGGTGGTGGAGCTGGGGGCGGCGCTGGCGCAGGCCGCCGGGGCGCTCGGCAAGATCGGCACCGATGTGCTGCTGCTGGCCCAGTCCGAGGTCGGCGAGGCGGCCGAGCCCGCCGCGCCCGGCCGGGGCGGCTCGTCGGCCATGCCGCACAAGCGCAACCCGGTGCTGGCGACGATGATCCGCTCCGCCGCGCTGCAGGTGCCCGCCCAGGCGTCGGTGCTGCTGGCCGCCGCGGGAGGCGCCGCCCACGAACGCCCGGCGGGGGAGTGGCACGCCGAATGGCAGCCGCTGCGCGACTGCCTGCGGCTGACCGGCGGGGCCGCCGCGACCGCCGCCGAGCTGACCGGGGGCCTGGAGGTCTTCCCCGACCGGATGAAGGAGAACCTGGACCGGCTGCTGGCCACCCTCGGCGAGCACGGGGCCGACCCCGGAACCGGCCCCGCCCCGGCCCTGGTGGACCGGGCGCTGGCGGCCTGGCGGGCGGAGGGCGGGACGGCCGCGTCATGA
- a CDS encoding IclR family transcriptional regulator gives MTTAAPQRRPIGVTAKVIAILEAFTGVPPGDGGLTLTEICRRAGLPLATGHRLVGELTTGGFLERSADGAYRIGLRLWRIATRTPVAAGLRELALPHMEDLYAATQENVQLAVLREGRALYIERLRGPRSVPIVTRVGAELPLHATGVGKVLLAFADPARQEEIIAAGLPAHTAHTITDPDRLRTELAEVRRQGYALTREEMTLGSCSVAAPVRDGRCRVIAAISLVARSGATDPRRLAPTVLTAARALSRDIATAWPDIP, from the coding sequence ATGACCACCGCCGCGCCGCAGCGCCGCCCGATCGGGGTCACCGCCAAGGTCATCGCGATCCTGGAGGCGTTCACCGGCGTGCCGCCCGGGGACGGCGGGCTCACCCTCACCGAGATCTGCCGCCGGGCCGGGCTGCCGCTGGCCACCGGGCACCGGCTGGTCGGCGAGCTGACCACCGGCGGGTTCCTGGAGCGCTCCGCCGACGGCGCCTACCGGATCGGGCTGCGGCTGTGGCGGATCGCCACCCGGACCCCGGTCGCCGCCGGGCTGCGCGAGCTGGCGCTGCCGCACATGGAGGACCTGTACGCCGCCACCCAGGAGAACGTCCAGCTCGCCGTGCTCCGCGAGGGCCGCGCGCTGTACATCGAACGGCTGCGCGGCCCCCGTTCGGTCCCGATCGTCACCCGGGTCGGCGCCGAGCTGCCGCTGCACGCCACCGGGGTCGGCAAGGTGCTGCTGGCGTTCGCCGACCCGGCCCGGCAGGAGGAGATCATCGCCGCGGGCCTGCCCGCGCACACCGCGCACACCATCACCGACCCCGATCGGCTGCGCACCGAGCTGGCCGAGGTCCGCCGCCAGGGCTACGCGCTCACCCGCGAGGAGATGACCCTGGGCTCCTGCTCGGTGGCGGCCCCGGTCCGCGACGGCCGCTGCCGGGTGATCGCGGCGATCTCCCTGGTCGCCCGCAGCGGCGCCACCGACCCGCGCCGCCTGGCCCCCACCGTGCTGACCGCCGCCCGGGCCCTGTCCCGCGACATCGCCACCGCCTGGCCCGACATCCCCTGA
- a CDS encoding endo-1,4-beta-xylanase, producing the protein MKRRALRLLAAAALAVPAGLTGLAVPGPAAAEAATLGAAAAEHGRVFGAAVAGHRLGEADYARVLDTEFNGVTPENEMKWETVQRTRGSFDYTAADAIVERARARGMAVRGHTLVWHSQLPSWVQNITSGSELLTVMRDHIANVAGHYRGKIAYWDVVNEAFEGGSRRQSVFQQRIGDSYIEEAFRAARAADPSAKLCYNDYSTDGINAKSDAIYAMVRDFKARGVPIDCVGFQAHLIVGQVPGDMRQNLQRFADLGVDVNITELDIRMPTPPSTANLQAQAADYRKVVEACLAVSRCTSITVWGITDRYSWIPDVFPGQGAALLFDEQYAKKPAYHSTLEALGGTSEPDPDPDPPGACRVSYQVNAWNSGFTASITITNTSTAAVNGWSLAFTLPAGQTITGGWNAAYRPSSGQVTATNAAWNAAIAPGGSVSIGFQATHTGDTSPPQAFTLNGTTCQKA; encoded by the coding sequence ATGAAACGACGCGCCCTGCGGCTCCTGGCCGCCGCGGCGCTGGCCGTGCCGGCCGGGCTGACCGGCCTGGCCGTGCCGGGACCGGCGGCGGCCGAGGCCGCCACGCTCGGGGCCGCCGCCGCCGAGCACGGCCGGGTGTTCGGCGCCGCCGTGGCGGGCCACCGCCTCGGCGAGGCCGACTACGCCCGCGTCCTCGACACCGAGTTCAACGGCGTGACGCCGGAGAACGAGATGAAGTGGGAGACCGTCCAGCGGACCCGGGGCTCGTTCGACTACACCGCCGCCGACGCCATCGTCGAGCGCGCCCGCGCACGGGGCATGGCGGTGCGGGGGCACACGCTGGTCTGGCACAGCCAGCTGCCGTCCTGGGTGCAGAACATCACCTCCGGCAGCGAGCTGCTGACGGTGATGCGCGACCACATCGCCAACGTCGCCGGCCACTACCGGGGCAAGATCGCCTACTGGGACGTGGTGAACGAGGCGTTCGAGGGCGGGTCGCGGCGCCAGTCGGTCTTCCAGCAGCGGATCGGGGACTCCTACATCGAGGAGGCGTTCCGGGCCGCGCGGGCCGCCGACCCGTCCGCCAAGCTCTGCTACAACGACTACTCCACCGACGGGATCAACGCCAAGAGCGACGCGATCTACGCGATGGTGCGGGACTTCAAGGCCCGCGGGGTGCCGATCGACTGCGTCGGCTTCCAGGCCCACCTGATCGTCGGCCAGGTGCCCGGCGACATGCGGCAGAACCTGCAGCGGTTCGCCGACCTGGGCGTGGACGTCAACATCACCGAGCTGGACATCCGGATGCCCACCCCGCCGAGCACGGCGAACCTGCAGGCGCAGGCCGCCGACTACCGCAAGGTCGTGGAGGCCTGCCTGGCGGTGTCCCGCTGCACGTCGATCACGGTGTGGGGGATCACGGACCGGTACTCCTGGATCCCCGACGTGTTCCCCGGTCAGGGCGCGGCGCTGCTGTTCGACGAGCAGTACGCCAAGAAGCCCGCCTACCACTCCACCCTGGAGGCCCTGGGCGGCACGAGCGAGCCGGACCCGGACCCGGATCCGCCGGGCGCCTGCCGGGTGTCCTACCAGGTGAACGCCTGGAACAGCGGTTTCACCGCGTCGATCACCATCACCAACACCTCGACGGCGGCGGTGAACGGCTGGTCGCTGGCCTTCACCCTGCCCGCCGGGCAGACCATCACCGGCGGCTGGAACGCCGCCTACCGCCCCTCCAGCGGACAGGTCACCGCCACCAACGCCGCCTGGAACGCCGCCATCGCCCCCGGAGGCTCGGTGTCCATCGGCTTCCAGGCCACCCACACCGGCGACACCTCCCCACCCCAGGCGTTCACCCTCAACGGCACCACCTGCCAGAAAGCCTGA